The sequence CCGATACCACACTCATGAAGACATTATTCCTGAACCCACCCTCCTTTGAAGGCTTTGACGGCGGCGCCGGCGCCCGTTACCAGGCCCGCCGCGAGATTCGCTCCTTCTGGTACCCCACTTGGCTGGCGCAACCCGCCGCCCTCGTGCCGGACAGCAAACTCCTGGATTGCCCCCCGCACGATATAGACGTGAAAGCCTGCCTTGAGACCGCCAAGGCGTTCGACCACGTCGTCATCAACACCTCCACCCCCTCCCTGCGCAACGATTGCAAAGTCGCCGAAGCCATCAAGGCCCAGAAACCCGCCACCACCATCGGCTTTGTCGGCGCGCACGCCGCCGTCCTCCCCACCGAGACCCTCAAAGCCTCCCCGGCGGTGGATTGGGCCGGGCGCAAGGAATTCGATTACACCTGCAAAGAAGTCGCCGAAGGCCGCCCGCTCGCCGAAATCAAGGGCCTCTCCTATAAAAAAGACGGCAAAATCATCCACAACCCCGAGCGCGACCTCATCGCCAACATGGACGACCTCCCCTGGGTCGTGGACGTCTATAAGCGCGACCTCGAAATCGAGAAATACTCCATCGGCTACCTCAAAGAACCGTACCTCTCCCTCTACACCGGGCGCGGCTGCCCGGCCCAATGCACCTTCTGCCTCTGGCCCCAAACTATTGGCGGGCACAAATACCGCGTGCGCTCCGCCGACAGCGTTGCCGCCGAAATGGCCCACGCCAAGAAACTCTTCCCCCAGGTTGAAGAATTCTTCTTTGACGACGACACCTTCACCGCCAACCTGCCGCGCGCGCGCGAAGTCGCCAAAAAACTCAAACCTTTGGGCGTCACCTGGTCCTGCAACAGCCGGGCCAACCTCAACTACGATACCATCAAACAAATGAAAGACGGCGGCCTGCGCCTCTTCCTCGTCGGCTACGAATCCGGCAACGCCCAAATCCTCGAACGCGTCAAGAAGGGCGTC comes from Verrucomicrobiota bacterium and encodes:
- the hpnJ gene encoding hopanoid biosynthesis associated radical SAM protein HpnJ codes for the protein MKTLFLNPPSFEGFDGGAGARYQARREIRSFWYPTWLAQPAALVPDSKLLDCPPHDIDVKACLETAKAFDHVVINTSTPSLRNDCKVAEAIKAQKPATTIGFVGAHAAVLPTETLKASPAVDWAGRKEFDYTCKEVAEGRPLAEIKGLSYKKDGKIIHNPERDLIANMDDLPWVVDVYKRDLEIEKYSIGYLKEPYLSLYTGRGCPAQCTFCLWPQTIGGHKYRVRSADSVAAEMAHAKKLFPQVEEFFFDDDTFTANLPRAREVAKKLKPLGVTWSCNSRANLNYDTIKQMKDGGLRLFLVGYESGNAQILERVKKGVTLEEMRRFTADCKKLGVMIHGTFVLGLPVETKETIEETMRFAMELDVFSIQVSLAAPYPGTELYEMAKQNGWFSKKDKTDILHEDGYQQSTLEYPGLTKDEIFEAMDRFYVKYFFRPKPIMRIIKTMLEDRNTCVRRLREGYEFFSTLRQRKKDRVQPKPTAAPQPA